One segment of Panthera leo isolate Ple1 chromosome A3, P.leo_Ple1_pat1.1, whole genome shotgun sequence DNA contains the following:
- the ASXL1 gene encoding polycomb group protein ASXL1 isoform X2, which produces MPQARIQFPHLARLRPVSSPNDYPSPFFTEVLENYSDAPMTPKQILQVIEAEGLKEMSGTSPLACLNAMLHSNSRGGEGLFYKLPGRISLFTLKKDALQWSRSPAAVEGEEPEDTADAESCGSNEASTVSGENDVSLDETSSNASCSAESQSRPLSNPRDSYRASSQANKQKKKTGVMLPRVVLTPLKVNGAHVESASGFSGRHADGESGSPSSSSSGSLALGSAATRGQAEVARDPAPLLRGFRKPATGQMKRNRGEEIDFETPGSILVNTNLRALINSRTFHALPAHFQQQLLFLLPEVDRQVGTDGLLRLSSSALNNEFFTHAAQSWRERLADGEFTHEMQVRIRQEMEKEKKVEQWKEKFFEDYYGQKLGLTKEESLHQNVGHEEAEIKSDLRVPGESVRPQRGPATRQRDGHFKKRSRPDLRTRARRNLYKKQEPEQAAVAKDTQSVVPDIPLYKDGEAKSDSAEAGGPHLPGMASAAPDPENPEFLTQPVASRTQTDPGDLARASASPDRIPSLPQETAAQEPKDQKRKSFEQAASASFPEKKPRLEDRQSFRNTIESVHTEKPQPTKEEPKVPPIRIQLSRIKPPWVVKGQPTYQICPRIVPITESSCRGWTGARTLADIKARALQVRGARGHHCHREAATTAIGGGGGPGGGGGGATDEGGGRGGGSGDGGEARGHPEPRGAPSTPGECAADLQRTQLLPPCSLNGEHIQAGSAVSRARREDPIALRKEESCPLRRLPDVLTSGLEDASQLPIAPTGDQPCQALPPLSSRTPVPERLVEQPALHLDVRTERESGTTSRESDNEDRGPSLLRENDPVQSLAGGVVLEGGPGQTLDHDSDPTMKHPVNVTPTSTTELSLAGCLQDRQCDDELGLGDSCSPTRESATRQENLTTEALVSDGAAPWVPGLSNDEAVGRPEPDSRGRVPSAEPQAVEEWEKAAPLIPVSAGELTEEGLVPPEHFSLVWTVPLQGCADSAGGHRKPVAGEKLKINGESEALSPHGESTDTASDFEGHLSEDSSEADPSEATVVKRALVADTDEKHDWNHSASLSKVNGDRSLVMRTDSMAPPQSWVSRVCAVPQKFPDSLLLASTEYQSRPTLLGRPGSSMEATNPLVMQLLQGHLPLEKVLPPAQGSSKPESPRLPLMKEQGHGSSLGVGSLQDPLVNSCAGSKTSPRSLRASKELLLPEIREVSTGLARLEPTRAPGAPQKIAKTAPSLDSLYPVTKLMAASGKVEEVDSKEQFSPVSVEDRKEARDLSQRSNSNAAPGRSPGNLTTSRVPCFSSPNVISLDPDQTGQALGNQNGAGGQGKKLFGPRNEAAALQRPRPVEPTPLPADAPPGFPSRKLGPSKNSVSGGVQTAREDWAPRPPPASLGGVKNEKTFGGGPLKANAENRNAAGPGPRELVDHLQGMPFVLDLPFWKLPREPGKGPGQPLEPSSIPSQLNIKQAFYGKLSKLQLSSTSFNYSSSSPTFPKGLAGSVVQLSHKANFGASHSASLSLQMFTDSSTVESISLQCACSLKAMIMCQGCGAFCHDDCIGPSKLCVLCLVVR; this is translated from the exons AAGGATGCCCTGCAGTGGTCTCGCAGTCCGGCTGCagtggagggagaggagccaGAGGACACAGCCGACGCGGAGAGCTGTGGGTCTAACGAAGCCAGCACTGTGAGTGGTGAAAACGATG TTTCTCTTGATGAAACGTCTTCGAACGCATCCTGTTCTGCAGAATCTCAGAGCCGGCCTCTTTCCAATCCTAGGGACAGCTACAGAGCTTCCTCACAG gcaaacaagcaaaagaaaaagactggGGTGATGCTGCCTCGAGTTGTTCTGACTCCTCTGAAGGTAAACGGGGCCCACGTGGAATCTGCATCAG GGTTCTCGGGCCGCCACGCCGATGGCGAGAGCGGCAGCCCgtccagcagcagcagcggctCTCTGGCCCTGGGCAGCGCTGCTACTCGTGGCCAGGCCGAGGTCGCCCGGGACCCTGCCCCGCTCCTGAGAGGCTTCCGGAAGCCGGCCACAG GTCAGATGAAGCGCAACAGAGGGGAAGAGATAGATTTTGAGACGCCTGGGTCTATTCTTGTCAACACCAACCTCCGGGCCTTGATAAACTCTCGGACCTTCCATGCCCTGCCAGCCCACTTCCAACAGcagctcctcttcctcctgccagAAGTGGACAGACAG GTGGGAACAGATGGCCTATTGCGTCTCAGCAGCAGCGCACTGAATAACGAATTCTTCACTCATGCGGCTCAGAGCTGGCGCGAACGCCTGGCTGACG gcGAATTCACTCATGAGATGCAAGTCAGGATCCGacaggaaatggagaaggaaaagaaagtggaaCAGTGGAAAGAAAAGTTCTTTGAAGACTACTATGGACAGAA ATTGGGTTTGACCAAAGAAGAGTCATTGCATCAGAACGTGGGCCACGaggaggctgaaatcaagagtgactTGCGTGTCCCAGGAGAATCAGTGCGGCCACAGCGTGGTCCAGCTACCCGGCAGCGAGATGGGCATTTCAAGAAACGCTCTCGGCCGGATCTCCGAACTAGAGCCAGAAGGAATCTTTACAAAAAGCAGGAACCAGAACAAGCAGCGGTTGCTAAAGACACACAGTCTGTGGTACCAGACATCCCCCTCTACAAGGACGGGGAGGCTAAGAGCGACTCAGCAGAGGCGGGCGGCCCCCATCTGCCTGGCATGGCCTCTGCAGCACCTGACCCAGAGAATCCCGAATTCCTGACCCAGCCTGTGGCTTCCCGGACCCAGACCGATCCAGGCGACCTGGCACGTGCTTCCGCGTCTCCAGACAGGATTCCCAGCCTGCCTCAGGAGACTGCGGCTCAGGAGCCCAAGGATCAGAAGAGGAAGTCCTTTGAGCAGGCGGCCTCTGCGTCCTTTCCCGAAAAGAAGCCCCGGCTTGAAGACCGTCAGTCCTTTCGTAACACAATTGAAAGTGTTCACACCGAGAAGCCACAGCCCACCAAAGAGGAGCCCAAAGTCCCGCCCATCCGG ATTCAACTTTCACGTATCAAACCACCCTGGGTGGTTAAAGGTCAGCCCACTTACCAGATATGCCCCCGCATCGTCCCCATCACGGAGTCCTCCTGCCGGGGCTGGACTGGTGCCAGGACCCTCGCAGACATTAAAGCCCGTGCTCTGCAAGTCCGAGGGGCGAGAGGCCACCACTGTCATCGAGAGGCGGCCACCACTGCCATCGGAGGGGGGGGTGGCCCGGGTGGAGGTGGCGGCGGGGCCACCGATGAGGGAGGTGGCAGAGGCGGCggcagtggtgatggtggtgaggCCCGTGGCCACCCTGAGCCCCGCGGAGCCCCGAGCACCCCTGGAGAGTGTGCGGCAGATCTACAGCGAACACAACTACTGCCGCCTTGTTCTCTAAACGGGGAGCATATCCAGGCTGGGTCTGCCGTGTCCAGAGCCAGGAGAGAGGACCCGATCGCTCTCAGAAAGGAGGAGAGCTGCCCGCTACGGAGGCTTCCAGATGTCCTCACAAGTGGTCTGGAAGATGCCTCCCAGCTCCCCATTGCTCCCACCGGGGACCAGCCGTGCCAGGCTCTGCCCCCACTGTCCTCCCGAACCCCAGTACCAGAGAGATTAGTTGAGCAACCTGCGTTGCATCTAGATGTTAGAACTGAACGTGAGTCTGGTACCACTTCCCGGGAAAGCGATAATGAGGATCGAGGACCCTCTCTTCTCCGAGAGAATGATCCTGTGCAGTCTCTAGCAGGGGGTGTTGTACTGGAAGGAGGACCTGGCCAGACCCTTGACCATGACAGTGACCCCACCATGAAGCATCCTGTGAATGTGACCCCCACTTCCACCACTGAGTTGTCTTTGGCTGGTTGCCTGCAGGACAGACAATGTGATGATGAATTAGGACTTGGTGATTCATGCTCACCCACGAGGGAAAGTGCTACTAGACAAGAAAACCTGACAACTGAGGCCCTCGTCTCTGATGGTGCTGCTCCTTGGGTGCCCGGCCTGTCAAATGATGAGGCGGTCGGACGGCCTGAACCAGACTCCAGAGGACGTGTCCCATCTGCTGAGCCCCAGGCTGTGGAAGAATGGGAGAAAGCTGCCCCCCTCATTCCTGTGTCAGCTGGGGAGTTGACTGAGGAGGGGCTAGTTCCCCCGGAGCACTTCTCTTTGGTCTGGACGGTGCCGTTGCAAgggtgtgctgacagtgctggtGGCCACCGCAAACCGGTGGCAGGTGAGAAATTGAAGATCAATGGAGAGTCTGAAGCACTAAGTCCTCACGGCGAGTCCACAGACACGGCCTCTGACTTTGAAGGCCACCTGTCTGAGGACAGCAGCGAGGCCGACCCCAGTGAGGCCACAGTGGTGAAGAGAGCCTTGGTGGCGGACACGGATGAGAAACACGATTGGAACCACTCTGCCTCACTCTCCAAGGTGAATGGTGATCGGAGTCTGGTTATGAGGACAGACAGCATGGCTCCTCCTCAGAGCTGGGTGTCTCGTGTATGTGCAGTTCCCCAAAAGTTTCCAGATTCCCTGCTGCTGGCCAGTACTGAGTACCAGTCAAGGCCCACATTGCTGGGCAGGCCTGGGTCCTCCATGGAGGCCACTAACCCACTCGTGATGCAGTTGCTGCAGGGTCACTTACCCCTAGAGAAGGTTCTTCCTCCAGCCCAAGGCAGTAGCAAACCTGAATCCCCACGACTCCCGCTTATGAAAGAGCAGGGCCACGGCAGCTCCCTGGGAGTGGGATCTTTGCAGGACCCTTTGGTAAACAGCTGTGCAGGTAGCAAGACCAGCCCCCGTTCTTTAAGAGCTTCAAAGGAGCTGCTTCTACCTGAGATCCGTGAAGTGAGCACTGGTCTTGCCAGGCTGGAACCCACCCGGGCTCCTGGAGCTCCCCAGAAGATTGCCAAGACAGCCCCAAGTTTAGACTCCCTGTATCCAGTGACAAAGTTGATGGCTGCCTCTGGGAAAGTGGAAGAAGTGGATTCCAAAGAGCAGTTCTCTCCCGTTAGTGTGGAAGATCGGAAGGAAGCCCGTGACCTGTCCCAGCGCAGTAATTCAAATGCTGCCCCAGGCAGAAGTCCAGGAAATCTCACTACCTCGAGAGTCCCTTGTTTCTCATCTCCAAACGTGATCTCCTTGGATCCCGATCAGACAGGTCAGGCCCTGGGTAATCAGAATGGTGCTGGAGGTCAAGGGAAGAAGCTCTTTGGCCCTAGGAATGAGGCCGCGGCCCTTCAGCGCCCCAGACCCGTGGAGCCGACGCCACTGCCCGCTGATGCCCCTCCTGGGTTTCCCAGTAGGAAGTTGGGGCCAAGCAAAAACTCTGTGTCCGGTGGGGTACAGACTGCCAGGGAAGACTGGGCTCCGAGGCCACCGCCTGCCTCTCTTGGTGGTGTCAAGAACGAGAAGACTTTTGGGGGCGGTCCTCTCAAGGCAAATGCAGAGAACAGGAACGCAGCTGGGCCTGGTCCTCGGGAGCTGGTGGATCACTTGCAAGGGATGCCCTTTGTTCTTGACCTGCCCTTCTGGAAATTACCCCGAGAGCCTGGGAAAGGGCCTGGTCAGCCTCTGGAGCCTTCCTCCATCCCCTCCCAACTCAATATCAAGCAGGCATTTTATGGGAAGCTTTCCAAACTCCAGCTAAGTTCCACCAGCTTTAATTATTCCTCGAGCTCCCCCACCTTTCCCAAAGGCCTTGCTGGAAGTGTGGTGCAGCTGAGCCACAAAGCAAACTTTGGTGCGAGCCACAGTGCATCACTTTCCTTGCAGATGTTCACCGACAGCAGCACGGTGGAAAGCATCTCGCTCCAGTGTGCGTGCAGCCTGAAAGCCATGATCATGTGTCAGGGCTGTGGTGCGTTCTGTCACGATGACTGTATTGGACCCTCAAAGCTCTGTGTATTGTGCCTTGTGGTGAGATAA
- the ASXL1 gene encoding polycomb group protein ASXL1 isoform X5 — MPQARIQFPHLARLRPVSSPNDYPSPFFTEVLENYSDAPMTPKQILQVIEAEGLKEMRSGTSPLACLNAMLHSNSRGGEGLFYKLPGRISLFTLKKDALQWSRSPAAVEGEEPEDTADAESCGSNEASTVSGENDVSLDETSSNASCSAESQSRPLSNPRDSYRASSQANKQKKKTGVMLPRVVLTPLKVNGAHVESASGQMKRNRGEEIDFETPGSILVNTNLRALINSRTFHALPAHFQQQLLFLLPEVDRQVGTDGLLRLSSSALNNEFFTHAAQSWRERLADGEFTHEMQVRIRQEMEKEKKVEQWKEKFFEDYYGQKLGLTKEESLHQNVGHEEAEIKSDLRVPGESVRPQRGPATRQRDGHFKKRSRPDLRTRARRNLYKKQEPEQAAVAKDTQSVVPDIPLYKDGEAKSDSAEAGGPHLPGMASAAPDPENPEFLTQPVASRTQTDPGDLARASASPDRIPSLPQETAAQEPKDQKRKSFEQAASASFPEKKPRLEDRQSFRNTIESVHTEKPQPTKEEPKVPPIRIQLSRIKPPWVVKGQPTYQICPRIVPITESSCRGWTGARTLADIKARALQVRGARGHHCHREAATTAIGGGGGPGGGGGGATDEGGGRGGGSGDGGEARGHPEPRGAPSTPGECAADLQRTQLLPPCSLNGEHIQAGSAVSRARREDPIALRKEESCPLRRLPDVLTSGLEDASQLPIAPTGDQPCQALPPLSSRTPVPERLVEQPALHLDVRTERESGTTSRESDNEDRGPSLLRENDPVQSLAGGVVLEGGPGQTLDHDSDPTMKHPVNVTPTSTTELSLAGCLQDRQCDDELGLGDSCSPTRESATRQENLTTEALVSDGAAPWVPGLSNDEAVGRPEPDSRGRVPSAEPQAVEEWEKAAPLIPVSAGELTEEGLVPPEHFSLVWTVPLQGCADSAGGHRKPVAGEKLKINGESEALSPHGESTDTASDFEGHLSEDSSEADPSEATVVKRALVADTDEKHDWNHSASLSKVNGDRSLVMRTDSMAPPQSWVSRVCAVPQKFPDSLLLASTEYQSRPTLLGRPGSSMEATNPLVMQLLQGHLPLEKVLPPAQGSSKPESPRLPLMKEQGHGSSLGVGSLQDPLVNSCAGSKTSPRSLRASKELLLPEIREVSTGLARLEPTRAPGAPQKIAKTAPSLDSLYPVTKLMAASGKVEEVDSKEQFSPVSVEDRKEARDLSQRSNSNAAPGRSPGNLTTSRVPCFSSPNVISLDPDQTGQALGNQNGAGGQGKKLFGPRNEAAALQRPRPVEPTPLPADAPPGFPSRKLGPSKNSVSGGVQTAREDWAPRPPPASLGGVKNEKTFGGGPLKANAENRNAAGPGPRELVDHLQGMPFVLDLPFWKLPREPGKGPGQPLEPSSIPSQLNIKQAFYGKLSKLQLSSTSFNYSSSSPTFPKGLAGSVVQLSHKANFGASHSASLSLQMFTDSSTVESISLQCACSLKAMIMCQGCGAFCHDDCIGPSKLCVLCLVVR; from the exons AAGGATGCCCTGCAGTGGTCTCGCAGTCCGGCTGCagtggagggagaggagccaGAGGACACAGCCGACGCGGAGAGCTGTGGGTCTAACGAAGCCAGCACTGTGAGTGGTGAAAACGATG TTTCTCTTGATGAAACGTCTTCGAACGCATCCTGTTCTGCAGAATCTCAGAGCCGGCCTCTTTCCAATCCTAGGGACAGCTACAGAGCTTCCTCACAG gcaaacaagcaaaagaaaaagactggGGTGATGCTGCCTCGAGTTGTTCTGACTCCTCTGAAGGTAAACGGGGCCCACGTGGAATCTGCATCAG GTCAGATGAAGCGCAACAGAGGGGAAGAGATAGATTTTGAGACGCCTGGGTCTATTCTTGTCAACACCAACCTCCGGGCCTTGATAAACTCTCGGACCTTCCATGCCCTGCCAGCCCACTTCCAACAGcagctcctcttcctcctgccagAAGTGGACAGACAG GTGGGAACAGATGGCCTATTGCGTCTCAGCAGCAGCGCACTGAATAACGAATTCTTCACTCATGCGGCTCAGAGCTGGCGCGAACGCCTGGCTGACG gcGAATTCACTCATGAGATGCAAGTCAGGATCCGacaggaaatggagaaggaaaagaaagtggaaCAGTGGAAAGAAAAGTTCTTTGAAGACTACTATGGACAGAA ATTGGGTTTGACCAAAGAAGAGTCATTGCATCAGAACGTGGGCCACGaggaggctgaaatcaagagtgactTGCGTGTCCCAGGAGAATCAGTGCGGCCACAGCGTGGTCCAGCTACCCGGCAGCGAGATGGGCATTTCAAGAAACGCTCTCGGCCGGATCTCCGAACTAGAGCCAGAAGGAATCTTTACAAAAAGCAGGAACCAGAACAAGCAGCGGTTGCTAAAGACACACAGTCTGTGGTACCAGACATCCCCCTCTACAAGGACGGGGAGGCTAAGAGCGACTCAGCAGAGGCGGGCGGCCCCCATCTGCCTGGCATGGCCTCTGCAGCACCTGACCCAGAGAATCCCGAATTCCTGACCCAGCCTGTGGCTTCCCGGACCCAGACCGATCCAGGCGACCTGGCACGTGCTTCCGCGTCTCCAGACAGGATTCCCAGCCTGCCTCAGGAGACTGCGGCTCAGGAGCCCAAGGATCAGAAGAGGAAGTCCTTTGAGCAGGCGGCCTCTGCGTCCTTTCCCGAAAAGAAGCCCCGGCTTGAAGACCGTCAGTCCTTTCGTAACACAATTGAAAGTGTTCACACCGAGAAGCCACAGCCCACCAAAGAGGAGCCCAAAGTCCCGCCCATCCGG ATTCAACTTTCACGTATCAAACCACCCTGGGTGGTTAAAGGTCAGCCCACTTACCAGATATGCCCCCGCATCGTCCCCATCACGGAGTCCTCCTGCCGGGGCTGGACTGGTGCCAGGACCCTCGCAGACATTAAAGCCCGTGCTCTGCAAGTCCGAGGGGCGAGAGGCCACCACTGTCATCGAGAGGCGGCCACCACTGCCATCGGAGGGGGGGGTGGCCCGGGTGGAGGTGGCGGCGGGGCCACCGATGAGGGAGGTGGCAGAGGCGGCggcagtggtgatggtggtgaggCCCGTGGCCACCCTGAGCCCCGCGGAGCCCCGAGCACCCCTGGAGAGTGTGCGGCAGATCTACAGCGAACACAACTACTGCCGCCTTGTTCTCTAAACGGGGAGCATATCCAGGCTGGGTCTGCCGTGTCCAGAGCCAGGAGAGAGGACCCGATCGCTCTCAGAAAGGAGGAGAGCTGCCCGCTACGGAGGCTTCCAGATGTCCTCACAAGTGGTCTGGAAGATGCCTCCCAGCTCCCCATTGCTCCCACCGGGGACCAGCCGTGCCAGGCTCTGCCCCCACTGTCCTCCCGAACCCCAGTACCAGAGAGATTAGTTGAGCAACCTGCGTTGCATCTAGATGTTAGAACTGAACGTGAGTCTGGTACCACTTCCCGGGAAAGCGATAATGAGGATCGAGGACCCTCTCTTCTCCGAGAGAATGATCCTGTGCAGTCTCTAGCAGGGGGTGTTGTACTGGAAGGAGGACCTGGCCAGACCCTTGACCATGACAGTGACCCCACCATGAAGCATCCTGTGAATGTGACCCCCACTTCCACCACTGAGTTGTCTTTGGCTGGTTGCCTGCAGGACAGACAATGTGATGATGAATTAGGACTTGGTGATTCATGCTCACCCACGAGGGAAAGTGCTACTAGACAAGAAAACCTGACAACTGAGGCCCTCGTCTCTGATGGTGCTGCTCCTTGGGTGCCCGGCCTGTCAAATGATGAGGCGGTCGGACGGCCTGAACCAGACTCCAGAGGACGTGTCCCATCTGCTGAGCCCCAGGCTGTGGAAGAATGGGAGAAAGCTGCCCCCCTCATTCCTGTGTCAGCTGGGGAGTTGACTGAGGAGGGGCTAGTTCCCCCGGAGCACTTCTCTTTGGTCTGGACGGTGCCGTTGCAAgggtgtgctgacagtgctggtGGCCACCGCAAACCGGTGGCAGGTGAGAAATTGAAGATCAATGGAGAGTCTGAAGCACTAAGTCCTCACGGCGAGTCCACAGACACGGCCTCTGACTTTGAAGGCCACCTGTCTGAGGACAGCAGCGAGGCCGACCCCAGTGAGGCCACAGTGGTGAAGAGAGCCTTGGTGGCGGACACGGATGAGAAACACGATTGGAACCACTCTGCCTCACTCTCCAAGGTGAATGGTGATCGGAGTCTGGTTATGAGGACAGACAGCATGGCTCCTCCTCAGAGCTGGGTGTCTCGTGTATGTGCAGTTCCCCAAAAGTTTCCAGATTCCCTGCTGCTGGCCAGTACTGAGTACCAGTCAAGGCCCACATTGCTGGGCAGGCCTGGGTCCTCCATGGAGGCCACTAACCCACTCGTGATGCAGTTGCTGCAGGGTCACTTACCCCTAGAGAAGGTTCTTCCTCCAGCCCAAGGCAGTAGCAAACCTGAATCCCCACGACTCCCGCTTATGAAAGAGCAGGGCCACGGCAGCTCCCTGGGAGTGGGATCTTTGCAGGACCCTTTGGTAAACAGCTGTGCAGGTAGCAAGACCAGCCCCCGTTCTTTAAGAGCTTCAAAGGAGCTGCTTCTACCTGAGATCCGTGAAGTGAGCACTGGTCTTGCCAGGCTGGAACCCACCCGGGCTCCTGGAGCTCCCCAGAAGATTGCCAAGACAGCCCCAAGTTTAGACTCCCTGTATCCAGTGACAAAGTTGATGGCTGCCTCTGGGAAAGTGGAAGAAGTGGATTCCAAAGAGCAGTTCTCTCCCGTTAGTGTGGAAGATCGGAAGGAAGCCCGTGACCTGTCCCAGCGCAGTAATTCAAATGCTGCCCCAGGCAGAAGTCCAGGAAATCTCACTACCTCGAGAGTCCCTTGTTTCTCATCTCCAAACGTGATCTCCTTGGATCCCGATCAGACAGGTCAGGCCCTGGGTAATCAGAATGGTGCTGGAGGTCAAGGGAAGAAGCTCTTTGGCCCTAGGAATGAGGCCGCGGCCCTTCAGCGCCCCAGACCCGTGGAGCCGACGCCACTGCCCGCTGATGCCCCTCCTGGGTTTCCCAGTAGGAAGTTGGGGCCAAGCAAAAACTCTGTGTCCGGTGGGGTACAGACTGCCAGGGAAGACTGGGCTCCGAGGCCACCGCCTGCCTCTCTTGGTGGTGTCAAGAACGAGAAGACTTTTGGGGGCGGTCCTCTCAAGGCAAATGCAGAGAACAGGAACGCAGCTGGGCCTGGTCCTCGGGAGCTGGTGGATCACTTGCAAGGGATGCCCTTTGTTCTTGACCTGCCCTTCTGGAAATTACCCCGAGAGCCTGGGAAAGGGCCTGGTCAGCCTCTGGAGCCTTCCTCCATCCCCTCCCAACTCAATATCAAGCAGGCATTTTATGGGAAGCTTTCCAAACTCCAGCTAAGTTCCACCAGCTTTAATTATTCCTCGAGCTCCCCCACCTTTCCCAAAGGCCTTGCTGGAAGTGTGGTGCAGCTGAGCCACAAAGCAAACTTTGGTGCGAGCCACAGTGCATCACTTTCCTTGCAGATGTTCACCGACAGCAGCACGGTGGAAAGCATCTCGCTCCAGTGTGCGTGCAGCCTGAAAGCCATGATCATGTGTCAGGGCTGTGGTGCGTTCTGTCACGATGACTGTATTGGACCCTCAAAGCTCTGTGTATTGTGCCTTGTGGTGAGATAA